The region ACCCCCTCCCTGGTTGAGATACTTGGACAAAAGTAGCCAAAGTGGCTTAAAATTGCTTCTTATTGTCAGTTTTACACCAACATTATcctcattttggcccattttagcagTACTTTTTTGTTTCcacttaaggcgatataataccccgattttcatcagtacccctcttcttttttttcttgcaaatttattaagtacatatatatgtttatcacctcatgtccttaacttataaaatatatctacatataaagtgactttcaaccattttagtaagtcattttaaccctatatattttttgtttactgtaacctagtaactcagatctgtgtttcataacaaaccataatttattcttttcaaaatgttcaagtagggtacatgaatagaatacattaaatcctttgttatactctctatagaaaatctatagtggtgcatgcaaaatacctaccatgatataacactgaataaattaaatacacacttatacaatagatgcatagtcattagttgttaggagaagaaaaggctattaggtcaccgtatgtcaggttataggtcaattggttcaggtcaaatttaagcatcaattttgaatacacatgtgagagtctgtgatatcatatgaggcataattttgatattctgtctttaactggatatatatcgagaagtgcatggtggatatactaatataccttgggatgtaaatggtgagtacaatttagaatgcctagttgagacggatttcacaaataaatataaaatagttaccaaaatcacaaaaggtaagcttacggaaaactacccaatatggttgtataggtgacaagaaatacaatttttttcatcattgctgtagtatggttgttgtaacctgttacctatggcttaattaagtttcagtgcaataatgtcgcaagttaaaaatacaaaatatagcttaacattgaaaatagaagcattttaaccagttcctttttgatagttgtggagcaccaagttcatgaagtcataaaagaaatcaggaaccacttattcccattttacatatcaactttatttccctaatgtgttagcaacacatatccaaaattttaacgaaatccgttgatagtaagctttccaaaatgaagtgaatttaaatcatcagtgatgtacctccttttggcttctatctgtaaaagcatgtaagctacattgataccgataccaccaataaaacgagaagatttgccccttcattttgcataccactttgtccaatttttttttgtaatttcttcacaaaatgcaaaaaaatgcaaaaaaaaatcaatgggtgtagtacccccttaacacacaAAGAAAAGCTTCTACATGGTGTCACTGCTCAGTACATAGGCCTCTGTGATACACATTTTGTACACATGGGccataactgcactatgggaacTTCTATATCTTCGGACAACctgctaccaaaagtaatcgcgaaagcaggcagtCGTGAAAACAGGTAAGACTCGTGGTTCAAGAACTGCCTTATTAAGATAATCAATATCCTATAACGATGCATTTTTGTTGTTTCATGATTCAGGAAGCCACAGATTGGCTCCAAAGCCAATCTTTTGTTCAACCAGGAGGTATCGTGTGTGTGGAGTATCATTTGGAGCAATGGTAGCAGCACGCATGGCAACAGAATTCCCTGAAAAAGTAAGTTAGAGAGTACAATTATTTCAAGGTGGGACAAGGGGGCGCTCGGCTATATTGGTGTACACACACTTGTGTGACAAGGATGTTGTTTGTGGAAGAATGCGGAATGCACACTATGTCTTGAGGGATCTTCAAACATCAATTTTCAAGACAAGTGTGTGTTTTTGTCCAAGCTAGTTAAAACATGCAAACCTGTTTAGGAGGGAGGGCTCTAACTTGTTTATGGGATCAAATTTGGTGCAAACCTACTtgaaatccttgtttaggtgTCGTGTTGGCAAAGACATGAAAACTCATGTTGGGGTTATTTTGAAAACAGTTGGTCATGTATGTGGACGTGTACAGTATTATTGTTGAGTGGCTGCCCTGGTGTACCGCTGTACATATAAGGTATACATTGTATAGGGATGTCCCACCAAAGTGTCTTACTCAATTCTCTCTCCCTCCCACTTTCTATTTACactttttctctctttattttccTCCAGAACTCCCCTTTTCTGTTGAAGccaaatgttgttgttgtttttggcgACCCAATTCATTGAGTCGACTACTTTCCCCTGATGATAATAGTACATGTCACAAAATAGTAACTCATACTCTAAAGCTGGATGTCAGATTTTGAGCTGCAAAACTttgttaaaggccctttcagtgatttcacaggaacattaaaaaaaatggaaatttgtcagagttgcttagaaataaagaataagtctacagaatttcattaaaccacttttcccctgaatacatcgacaaattagtcaaaaacagaagttttagaaaggttttctacttcaactcagatcgactcgagaaaatcgagatttttagTACAGTCgcccaccaatcgactggaaaacttcctagtccagtgtttctaacacgggggagtagagtctaaattgatttaaaacagacgcttaatttttgtagtagaaaacaaaataagcaattaaaggtcaccgaggcaaactaacggtcaattcaaatatgaaaaacagttaaaattgtgtattttgtttaaaatagtagctactgatgtaataagtagtagaaacaatacataacGCGTGTTAgtgcgtggagagtgagcttctttcgatctcgagtcggacttttgtactgtcagtatcaaaagtccagaatcatgcaaatgctttattttgtctaaaatacacggctttcgaccgaaccactagcaggctatgttagcacatctatgccaattacaaaggtaccaaaatctgaattttgatgatttttacgatcgtccggatgagcaaatcactgaatgggcctttaaataagGGTTCTTGAACTTTGCTACAGACCCTTCCACTGCTGTCAAAGTAACATCACTCCCCATTGCGCCCAGTTCTTAataacttaaccccatgagaactacctgccgattggccaaaaagaagttttcattatcaattggcccaatcagcaacattgttagaataatttcaccacacaaaaaaaatgaggtgaattatttgcaaagctccattctgattggtgattaaagtgaaaatatcatgtaattgaccaatcagaggcaatgttagatcgacaggtagtgctcagggggttaacatgtttgtatattcattgaatggccTTTGAATGTGTTATGTACACAAATTCATACTCCACCATCTAAGTTCAAATTTTAACTAAGAGCATTAAATGAGGATTATTAGACAATCCTTTAAAACCATTTTGCTCATGTGAGGTAACATCTAGGATACCAACGTACATACCATTCGGTAGATCAGTCAACACTAATGAAGTTGAACTTGATCATGACTGGCCTGGGCCAGTTAAGTGACCTTCTGTCAAAACATTTGTGTTCGAGTGAGATTGTTGGGAAAGGGAAAATATCTTAATAGAAATATAGTGCCATATCTTGATAAAATTTTATCAAACAGTCAAAGGTCTACATGGAACCAGTCAATGATGGAACAAGTTATACAAGATGGGGGCCATTCCTTCTAGAGGATTTTTTATTTGTCTAttggttaagggatggggtatgaacatttggacagtatttattgtgggacatcagaacacatcagacatatcgaattgcattctgaatacgaagaatgtccttctgatatcaaataattttgattttttgaaattcgcaatgtaatacacattttatggcaaatgattaaaatttatattttgatatttaacagtactctaagtaatctttataaatctgatgatttatacttaaagtgtatgtaggtgggatgaaaagccgacaatcaatattttgaccattcgtattaaagatatggattttttttcccaaaacaccaaaaaatattaggtctttttgggaaaaaaatccatagtttcaatatgaaaggtcaaaattttcaattgatcgtcggcatttcctcccagctacatacactttaagaatatatcattagatttataaaatttactcgaggactgttatatatcaaaaatgtgaaaaatatcaaattttaataatttatcataaaatttgtattatatcgtgaatttcaaaaatgaaaattatttgatatcagaaagacattcttcgtattcagaatgcaatttgatatgtgtgatgtgctctcatgtcccagaaaaaaaataatgtcgaaatgctcattccagatcccttaaagcacaTGAACATTTTATTGTTAGGCACATGAAAGTTTTGTACAGGCATTCTCTTTATTTCAACCAAAAACTTGGTAACATCTTTGTTCAGCCTTATTACCGTGCCACttagattaggccaaaaaaaattgtttgtttgtccacgtccgaccgaccttgtaccctggtcccgactgtgtttttttttttttttttttttaatttgcgttgaatgtgctagtaaaacagtggttagtataaattaaaagaaagaaaatgtaaataaaatgaaaagtataacatgcagaaccatctcaagagttaaaccagtaaagtgctgtgtgttttgacttatttaccagtcttcaaattgtcagtttcaagtgcaatatctgtaaaaaaaaaattttttttaaatccgacctaccgacccgactgtttcataagcctcgatggacaaacaaactttttttttttggccttactgctGCATTTCTTGGTTTCATGGattgccaaaataccatcaacaaaaattgcaaattttccaaaataaatgaTTCGGTACATCATGCAGTTGGGTCCCAGAGATCATGTTGTTCAGGATCAACTTGAATCTGTCAAACTTCCGGATACTCAAAACAGGTCCAGGCAGTTAAGGCTCAACCACATCTTTAACATCTCCCACTCTCTTGGTCcatcatattttaaccaattcttTACCAAAACTTCTGATATCCATTCACATGCAACCACATACCAAAGATTAGTTCATATGCCAAATGCTCATTCTTTTACCAGGCTACCTTGGATTGGAATAATTTGCCATCTCACATTAAATGATTAAATCTATTTCtgatacatgtattttgaattaaTAAGTCTCCACCATGAAGAAAACACCTTGCTAGAAATGCCAGGGTGATCCATGAGTCTGCTTACATTAATTGTTTAACTTTTGTCCctcttgttttttgttgttttgttcttttccttgttccgggcacctgtttgttttgtttgtgggACCAGTGtctgaattaagaaaataaaagggttgtcccacggacaaccaggttgtaatttctggttgtccaccaaagtttttggtcgtccgtaagctgccacaatctgaaacaactacatgtgaccaataaagtggagtgagtgtagtcaatttatgaacaattactctttaaatatttaacaattgatcagttgtgtcaggtttgagcaaactaacatgctgaaaaggcgacttttggctgtagatctttaGTTGTCTgcggacaactagagcattatctttggttgtccggtgcatgttttggttgccccgggcgaacggacaaccaaaatttcaaaCACTGTGTGGGACCCCATTGGAATTAAGTTTGCACTGTTAGCCAGACTTTATGGGTCATCCTGACATCTCGACATTTAAGTGTCTGATTATGTTGTTTCCTTGCTAAATATATCTTGTTTTTGTGATGTCAGTCGATTTGTCAAATaaacatgaaatgaaatgaaatgttatATTTTCTTTTTCAGATCAGTGCCTGTGTTAGTATCTCAGGTAGTTGTGCGAATGTTACAGCACCAATGTCATATAAGGGAAAAGACATTCCATATTTGAAGTAAGTGTCACAAAACCAATTCCAAATTTTGGGTAATATAACAATACCTGTGTCAtataaaggaaaatatattcCATATTTGGCATCCAACACTCACTGTTAAGCAATCCAGTACACTTGAACATGTCCAAAAAAAGGACCTGTAGAATCATTTTGGGTGCTGATTATATTTCGTTTGATAATGCAGTTAGTGTTTGTAAGCTAGACTCTCTCTCTGCCAGGAGGGAACAATACTTGCTAAGTTTGCGCATTCTCGTGCTAAATCAGATTGACAAAATGTTGCTGATAATAACCATAAAATTCACTTCTTCCGAGAATATCAATGTAAACCAGTTTCCTTATTTATGCTTTCAGTTTGGAATACTCGAGAATGAAGATCACTGAAGAGGGTCTAGTTAATATGTATGCTATGTTGGACCCATTAGAAACAGCGCCAGTAGAAGCTTTAATTGAGGTGAGTGACGGATGCTGGAGTAAATTGTAATCTACACACTTGTGTGTAAGGTCATGTCTCTATCTTTATTTTCAGCTAGAAAGCATGCCAGCATGCTTATAGGGTCAGGATCCTAGTGGGATTCCGCACATAGCCTCTCAACAACTGTTTAAAAACTGACAATgtagtttttaaacattttgttttgtgcATTATATGTAAAACGTTGAATGGCTCAATGCACTGTATTTTTGCAGCATATTTATCAAAAAGTCatgatttattttcaaaattcttcTATTAATTTGTGTGTGTGACTGAAAATCATCCAGACATTTGACAATGGGTGGTCTGTTAATGGCTGCCCCATGAGCTgtactcgataatatattatcgacttttaTTATTTTTACCTATATTAAGGACTTTTCACTcaagaaaattcaaaattttttttggccaaatttaacacaaattgtcttaatttttacaacttttcccacATATTGTgggaaaatttcaaatattttggttacagtgaggcaaaattcggatatttatgtaaaaaattgagaacattttgagtTGAGactcattcatataccaaaatttggCCTCGAAATAGGAgtcattgatatacaaaatgtccgaaaatgctacccatgtttgcggcatctccctgtatggtcatttgcacTGAGTATCCTCGGGGGCCCCCCATCTGATATGCTGCTGCTTCATAACTTTTCTAACCTGCATGTTGTGTCGTTTTAAGTGTGAGATATGATCAAAAGTTTATTTCTGAAATCACACGCTTATTACAACTACTTTTTATCAAGGCGCCCTCAAGCTATCTACAATATATACATAATAACATGTAAACCTTTGTAGATTTTACACTAACTACGCACTGCACACTCAGGGCACTACAAGCTCTTGCATACAAATAAGTTCCAATAAATTTCGGGATAAATCAATAGGCACCCATGTTACCTATTACGTATGTACTAGGTAAGCCCTTGATAAAAGTGGTTGTCACGCATAGGTGGTAAATGGCAGTGAAATGTACCATTTTGTAATGAAACTCTAAATGCTCCTTCTATTACAGTTTGAGAAAGCTCAGAATCTGTTATTCTTTGTGGGTTTGGATGATAAGAACATACCTACACCAGTCTTTATAGATGGAGCGGAGAGGCGATTGAAAGCATTGGGGTGTAACAATTATGAAATAGTGAGATATCCAGGATGTGGGCATTTAATTGAGCCACCCTATGCACCTGTTACTCTGTTGTCATATTTCAAATATATTGGTAAGTATGCAGTGAGCTTACTCAGCTTAGGCTATTTTACAACATGCAATATATCATTGGTGTAGATTTGTTGTAGATTTAGGGGAAGGGTGAATTGGAGAAAATGTTGAAGTCAAGCTTCACGTCATTCTGTCCAGGGGTGGGGGGATTCCCCGGAAGCTCCTAGCATTTAAGGAATCAGAGCTTTTGATAGTGAATCATTATTAACAACAACTTTAAATGTCTGCAAATTCAGTATTAACAATGGAACGAAAAAGAATCTCTTCATCTGCAAGAGATGACTAATTGGTTTAAAATATGggctaataatataaaaaaattggtGGGGGATGATAATATTACTCATTCTCCCAGGACATAATCAATGTACCCACTCTGCAATATTTTGATGGATAGTCACTTTTGACGCCCCCGGTCATCATGTGATCTTAAGTTAAGTTGCATTTAAGATACAGAGTGGAAGGTAGCAAAAGGTTACAGACAGGATGATTAAATAATATGTGAAACTAtgaaattgttttgttgtaccattgcAAAATGTGGTTAATTTTCCTACATTATACATGTAACCTCTTTTTTATAGCCCAAGCTCACTGTATAGggaatatattttgatattgataAGCTGAATGGATGATATTTCAAGGATGTGGTGGGTGTGTCCTGGGGAGTGTCCACTCAAGGATGTAAAGGGCATGTTCTGGGGAGTGTCCACTCAAGGATGTGGAGGGTGTGTCCTGGGGAGTGTCCACTCAAGGATGTGGAGGGCATGTTCTGGGGAGTGTCCACTCAAGGATGTAAAGGGCATGTTCTGGGGAGTGTCCACTCAAGGATGTGGAGGGTGTGTCCTGGGGAGTGTCCACTCAAGGATGTGGAGGGCATGTCCTGGGGAGTGTCCACTCAAGGATGTGGTGGGTGTGTCCTGGGGAGTGTCCACTCAAGGATGTGGAGGGCATGTCCTGGGGAGTGTCCACTCAAGGATGTGGAGGGCATGTCCTGGGGAGTGTCCACTCAAGGATGTGGAGGGCATGTCCTGGGGAGTGTCTACTCAAGGATGTGGAGGGCATGTCCTGGGGAGTGTCTACTCAAGGATGTGGAGGGCATGTCCTGGGGAGTGTCCACTCAAGGATGTGGAGGGCATGTCCTGGGGAGTGTCCACTCAAGGATGTGGAGGGCATGTCCTGGGGAGTGTCCACTCAAGGATGTGGAGGGCATGTCCTGGGGAGTGTCCACTCAAGGATGTGGAGGGCATGTCCTGGGGAGTGTCCACTCAAGGATGTAAAGGGCATGTTCTGAGGAGTGTCCACTCAAGGATGTGGAGGGCATGTCCTGAGGAGTGTCCACTCAAGGATGTGGAGGGCATGTCCTGGGGAGTGTCCACTCAAGGATGTGGAGGGCATGTCCTGGGGAGTGTCCACTCAAGGATGTGGAGGGCATGTCCTGGGGAGTGTCCACTCAAGGATGTGG is a window of Amphiura filiformis chromosome 2, Afil_fr2py, whole genome shotgun sequence DNA encoding:
- the LOC140146163 gene encoding acyl-coenzyme A thioesterase 1-like, translating into MVAARMATEFPEKISACVSISGSCANVTAPMSYKGKDIPYLNLEYSRMKITEEGLVNMYAMLDPLETAPVEALIEFEKAQNLLFFVGLDDKNIPTPVFIDGAERRLKALGCNNYEIVRYPGCGHLIEPPYAPVTLLSYFKYIDRVIEWGGSLPKQQRAQEHHWPKLLQFLDKYVGSQTTSHQFLQSNL